The window ggaacTTCCAAGTCATCCTAATCTGTacgtagtgagttcaagaccagccagagctgcacGAAACCTTGTCTGTAACCGTACAGCACCTACCTAGCAACTCGAGGCCCTGGATTCTGTTCCCAAACAGTCACACTCCAGGGCTCTGGAGTGTGGGAACAACTCAGTGGATGGCAGTATGCTTTCCATATGGATCATGCTGGGTTCCCAGGGATCTCTGACTGCACTCCTTCTCCTGACTGACCCAAGCTGTAGGTGCCTTCTCCTGGGCCATCTATGGCAGCCTTGCTTTTGGCTTTGAGTGAGTTCTTAAGTACATatcaaacaaaagcagaaacagatAGCAAGGGATGGATAGAAGCACCAGACACATGGCAAACACCCAATCAGTCTCTCAAGACACTACCCAGTGGAGACAACTGGACAAACATGCTTACACACCCTGGAATGGGGATGAGGAAAAGTCATCCCAACTTCCAAAGCCAGTAGCTCGGAGAGTGGGAACAGCACATGGCAGTTTAGCCATAGAATGCAAATTACACACAGCCACTGGGAATACCAGGGTAGCTAAAGGTTTGGTTGGCTTCAGGGCTCCAAATAACCGCTTGTCACTCTCACAAAATGTTACTCCAGGGCACGCAGAAGCAAGCACACAGATCAGCGATGACTCCCACGGGGGCAGGCCTGAAGGCCACCATCTTCTGCATCCTGACCTGGTTCAGCCTGACTGCTGGGGACCGCGTATACATCCACCCCTTCTATCTCCTCTACTACAGCAAGAGCACCTGTGCCCAGCTGGAGAACCCCAATGTGGACACACTCCCAGAGCCGACCTTTGAGCCTGTGCCCATTCAGGCCAAGACCTCCCCAGTGGATGAGAAGACCCTGCGTGACCAGCTCGTGCTGGCCACTGAGAAGCTGGGGTTTGAGGATCGGCAGCGGGCTGCCCAGGTTGCAATGATTGCCAACTTCATGGGCTTCCGCATGTACAAGATGCTGAGAGAGGCAGGGGGTGTGGCCATTCTCTCTCCACCAGCACTCTTTGGCACCATGGTCTCTTTCTACCTTGGATCCTTGGATCCCACGGCCAGACAGCTGCAGGCGCTGCTGGGTGTCCCTGTGAAGGAAGGAGACTGCACCTCCCGAATGGATGGACACAAGGTCCTCACTGCCCTGCAGGCCGTTCAGGGCTTGCTGGTCACCCAGGGTGGGAGCAGCAGCCAGATGCCCCTGCTACAGTCCACCGTGGTGGGCCTATTCACTGCCCCAGGCCTGCGCCTAAAGCAGCCATTTGTTCAAAGCCTGGCTCCCTTTGCCCCTGCCCTCTTCCCACGTTCTCTGGACTTATCCACTGACCCAGCTCTTGCCGCAGAGAAGATCAACAGGTTCGTGCAGGCTGTGACAGGGTGGAAGATGAACTTGCCACTGGAGGGGGTCAGCACAGATAGCACCCTACTTTTCAACACCTACGTTCACTTCCAAGGTGAGGCAAACGCTTGGGTCACTGGCCCTGGCTTGTACCAGAGGGGGCACTGGGTTTCCATGACATCCCCGTGGTTCATGTGTGAGATGGATAGAGATGACAGGTTTCTGCGTCGGTGTTACTGGTGATGCCTTGGaggctaaaaaaaaaagcaaacctggCTCAAGATTCAAGATGGCAcaacctctgcctcccacccaACTGTCCTTCTGGGTTGTGTCATGCTTCGGAGACTAGGGTGACTGACCCCTGCAGGAACACCCAGCTTACTTGCTAACACGGGGAGCTGCCCATATGTCCCAGTCCAGGAAGCTGCTCATCCATCCGATGACCTCTTACTACTTGTAAGACTGGGCAGGGGTCTTCCAGGGACAGGAGAACCTGACCCTCCAAGTTTCTTATTAAACATCAGCAAGTATggagacccccccaccccccaacaaggGCGAAGCCTGAGGCAGCACTGCATGGAACAGCGCTAACTGTGAGGTGGAAGGGAGTGAGTAGTAACAGGTTGGAGAAGGCCAAGGGCAAACATCCCCCAAAGCTTCAGGAGATCAGGGTGGGGGTGTGGAGGGGCGGGGCTCAGAGAGAGCACACCCTGGGAGGATGCTCTTTCTCCTGTGGGCTGAGTAGGACAGTTTTATTCCTAGGAGGTCAGACCTTGGCCTGTGACAGTACTGCAGGTGTGAGCacggggcggggggtggggggagggcaatATACCACCCAAAGGTGTGCAATGGTCCAGGGACACCATCCTGGGAGCATTTGCCAGGGTCCCAGATCTTTAAATTGATGGTTACTAGGGGAGGGGTGCGTCGATGGGGGCCAGCAGGAAGACATCCCAGCATGGGGTAGAGGTAGAGGGATCAGGGAGGACTTGGCCACTGTGACAATATCTTTGCAGTCTATGAATTCACATGGGGAAAGACCTTGGCCTGTCTTGAGACTGGGAAAGGGAGAGACCAGAATGCTGAGGAAAAGGGCCAGCCCTGAGGCTGGTGAAGGGTGGCTACACCTGTGTAAGTTGGATAGGAGTCTAGAACTGAGCCATCATCCTTATGAGAAAACCTGGGAAGACTGTCACTGAGAAAGGAGCACTTCAAAAGGGCGACACTGTTGGTCCATAGAGGAGGCCTGATTTCACAGACCCAGACTGCAGAGCCAGccgggaggagacagaggagggtgaagggaaggaatggaggagggaggggaggagggaggggaggagggaggggaagagaaagggggaggaggaaaaggaggagggaggagaggaggaatgggaagatggttcaggagaaaggagagaagaaagaggaggaggaagaggtagagaaggaaagggaagaggaacaggaaggaggaggaaaatgaggaatgggaggaagaagggaggaagaatgggaggaggaaaaagagaaggaaggggagaaagaggaaaaagaggttgagggaaaagaggaggggaaaatggaggaagaggaagagaggggggaagaaaaagaagaaggagatgaggaaggggaagtgtggggggggggggaagaaggaaaaagatgaaCTGTGTCAGCGCTCAGAGGCCTGGATGCTCACCTGTGCTGTCCTGACCTCACTGCTGCCTGACTTCCCACTCATCTCCATCTGCTAGAGGCCTACCCTCTTCCTCACACCCATGAGGTTGCAGACTGCCTCAGAAACTCCAGGTTCCCTTAGCAATAGCCTTGGGGACAGTTAAGTATTTGTATCTAATGAAGCCTCGTGGCCTTGGGCTTGTGGTCTCTCCAGTGTTCTTTGCCCAGTACTTGATGTCCCCAGAGCTTGAATGGCCCTGGCAGGTCCGTGAGACTAGGGGATATGACTGGGGGGAAGTTGACTCAGCCCAGAGTAGGGCTGACGAACAGGGAGGGGTCTAGGGAGCATGGAGAGAACAGGGAAAGAGCTTTGGTCTCTCTCAAAGCCTTCTcctgtttctcatttc is drawn from Arvicanthis niloticus isolate mArvNil1 unplaced genomic scaffold, mArvNil1.pat.X pat_scaffold_195_arrow_ctg1, whole genome shotgun sequence and contains these coding sequences:
- the LOC117701700 gene encoding angiotensinogen translates to MTPTGAGLKATIFCILTWFSLTAGDRVYIHPFYLLYYSKSTCAQLENPNVDTLPEPTFEPVPIQAKTSPVDEKTLRDQLVLATEKLGFEDRQRAAQVAMIANFMGFRMYKMLREAGGVAILSPPALFGTMVSFYLGSLDPTARQLQALLGVPVKEGDCTSRMDGHKVLTALQAVQGLLVTQGGSSSQMPLLQSTVVGLFTAPGLRLKQPFVQSLAPFAPALFPRSLDLSTDPALAAEKINRFVQAVTGWKMNLPLEGVSTDSTLLFNTYVHFQGKMRGFSQLAGLHEFWVDNSTSVSVPMLSGTGNFQHWSDAQNNFSMTCVSLGESATLLLIQPHCISDLDRVEALVFQHDFPTRIKNPPPRAIRLTLPQLDIGGSYNLQDLLAQAKLSTLLGAEANLGKIGDTNPRVGEVLNSILFELKAGEEEQPTESAQQPASPEALDVTLSSPFLFAIYEQESGALHFLGRVDNPQSVV